One window of the Salvelinus alpinus chromosome 13, SLU_Salpinus.1, whole genome shotgun sequence genome contains the following:
- the LOC139537571 gene encoding fasciculation and elongation protein zeta-1-like isoform X1 yields MEAPLVCLDEEFEDLRPCRVENMPLSRTPYSTVPLAPMAPLVPITREDFSELENFSEMMSFKSMEDLVNEFDEKLNVCFHNYNTKTEGLAPVRNQSHTEEDEERLQDEDVWDALMDNYVPSSVSSWDNPNSEGFNGNLSEQEIHEKEEEMNEKNDIANCLSEEPLLTADQVIEEIVEMMENSPDPGETEEDDEEESGHSSPKTNPSLLEEIRQLSQASNNNMPSYEGLSVMPSSALVELLCRVEAAIREYSEELVTQLARRDELEFEKEVKNTFITALMEVQNRQKEQRDMGKRRRRVDKGLSLQGNAITTTVIGGTPTMINACTDSKPASMPTKRFSMEGLSNILQTGIRQTFGSTGMDKLYLNTVIPYEKKATTPTVDDLQMITNILYAMKEDSEKVPTLLTDYILKVLCPT; encoded by the exons ATGGAGGCCCCGCTTGTGTGCCTGGATGAGGAGTTTGAGGACCTCAGGCCCTGCCGGGTAGAGAACATGCCCCTCAGCCGAACCCCTTACAGCACCGTCCCCCTGGCCCCCATGGCCCCCCTGGTCCCCATCACCCGTGAGGACTTCTCCGAACTGGAGAACTTCTCTGAGATGATGAGTTTCAAGTCCATGGAGGACCTGGTCAACGAGTTTGACGAGAAGCTGAATGTCTGTTTCCACAACTACAACACCAAGACGGAGGGCCTGGCCCCCGTGCGCAACCAGTCTCACACcgaggaggacgaggagcggCTGCAGGATGAAGA TGTGTGGGATGCGCTGATGGATAACTACGTCCCTTCCTCTGTCTCCAGCTGGGACAACCCCAACTCAGAAGGATTCAACGGCAACCTCTCCGAACAGGAG ATTCATGAAAAAGAGGAGGAGATGAACGAGAAGAATGACATTGCAAACTGCCTGAGCGAGGAGCCTCTCCTCACTGCTGATCAG gtcATTGAGGAGATAGTTGAGATGATGGAGAACTCTCCGGACCCTGGTGAGACAGAGGAGGACGACGAGGAGGAGAGTGGACACTCCTCACCCAAGACCAACCCATCCCTTCTGGAAGAGATCAGACAGCTGTCCCAGGCCTCCAATAACAACATGCCTTCTTATGAAG gcttGAGTGTGATGCCCAGCTCGGCCCTGGTGGAGctgctgtgccgggtggaggcGGCCATCAGGGAGTACTCCGAGGAGCTGGTCACCCAGCTGGCACGCCGTGACGAGCTGGAGTTTGAGAAGGAGGTGAAGAACACGTTCATCACAGCCCTTATGGAGGTGCAGAACCGCCAGAAGGAGCAGCGGGACATGGGCAAGCGCAGGCGCCGGGTCGACAAGGGCCTCAGTCTGCAGGGTAACGCGATAACCACGACCGTGATTGGTGGTACACCTACTATGATCAACGCCTGCACAGACTCCAAGCCCGCCTCCATGCCTACGAAG CGTTTCAGTATGGAGGGTCTCTCCAACATCCTGCAGACAGGCATCAGACAGACATTTGGCAGCACAGGGATGGACAAACTG TATCTAAACACGGTAATTCCATATGAGAAGAAAGCAACTACTCCAACTGTGGACGACCTTCAGATGATCACTAATA TTCTTTATGCCATGAAGGAGGACAGTGAGAAGGTGCCTACACTGCTAACTGACTACATATTAAAAG TGCTGTGTCCTACTTAA
- the LOC139537571 gene encoding fasciculation and elongation protein zeta-1-like isoform X2, with the protein MEAPLVCLDEEFEDLRPCRVENMPLSRTPYSTVPLAPMAPLVPITREDFSELENFSEMMSFKSMEDLVNEFDEKLNVCFHNYNTKTEGLAPVRNQSHTEEDEERLQDEDWDNPNSEGFNGNLSEQEIHEKEEEMNEKNDIANCLSEEPLLTADQVIEEIVEMMENSPDPGETEEDDEEESGHSSPKTNPSLLEEIRQLSQASNNNMPSYEGLSVMPSSALVELLCRVEAAIREYSEELVTQLARRDELEFEKEVKNTFITALMEVQNRQKEQRDMGKRRRRVDKGLSLQGNAITTTVIGGTPTMINACTDSKPASMPTKRFSMEGLSNILQTGIRQTFGSTGMDKLYLNTVIPYEKKATTPTVDDLQMITNILYAMKEDSEKVPTLLTDYILKVLCPT; encoded by the exons ATGGAGGCCCCGCTTGTGTGCCTGGATGAGGAGTTTGAGGACCTCAGGCCCTGCCGGGTAGAGAACATGCCCCTCAGCCGAACCCCTTACAGCACCGTCCCCCTGGCCCCCATGGCCCCCCTGGTCCCCATCACCCGTGAGGACTTCTCCGAACTGGAGAACTTCTCTGAGATGATGAGTTTCAAGTCCATGGAGGACCTGGTCAACGAGTTTGACGAGAAGCTGAATGTCTGTTTCCACAACTACAACACCAAGACGGAGGGCCTGGCCCCCGTGCGCAACCAGTCTCACACcgaggaggacgaggagcggCTGCAGGATGAAGA CTGGGACAACCCCAACTCAGAAGGATTCAACGGCAACCTCTCCGAACAGGAG ATTCATGAAAAAGAGGAGGAGATGAACGAGAAGAATGACATTGCAAACTGCCTGAGCGAGGAGCCTCTCCTCACTGCTGATCAG gtcATTGAGGAGATAGTTGAGATGATGGAGAACTCTCCGGACCCTGGTGAGACAGAGGAGGACGACGAGGAGGAGAGTGGACACTCCTCACCCAAGACCAACCCATCCCTTCTGGAAGAGATCAGACAGCTGTCCCAGGCCTCCAATAACAACATGCCTTCTTATGAAG gcttGAGTGTGATGCCCAGCTCGGCCCTGGTGGAGctgctgtgccgggtggaggcGGCCATCAGGGAGTACTCCGAGGAGCTGGTCACCCAGCTGGCACGCCGTGACGAGCTGGAGTTTGAGAAGGAGGTGAAGAACACGTTCATCACAGCCCTTATGGAGGTGCAGAACCGCCAGAAGGAGCAGCGGGACATGGGCAAGCGCAGGCGCCGGGTCGACAAGGGCCTCAGTCTGCAGGGTAACGCGATAACCACGACCGTGATTGGTGGTACACCTACTATGATCAACGCCTGCACAGACTCCAAGCCCGCCTCCATGCCTACGAAG CGTTTCAGTATGGAGGGTCTCTCCAACATCCTGCAGACAGGCATCAGACAGACATTTGGCAGCACAGGGATGGACAAACTG TATCTAAACACGGTAATTCCATATGAGAAGAAAGCAACTACTCCAACTGTGGACGACCTTCAGATGATCACTAATA TTCTTTATGCCATGAAGGAGGACAGTGAGAAGGTGCCTACACTGCTAACTGACTACATATTAAAAG TGCTGTGTCCTACTTAA